A window of the Cytophagaceae bacterium genome harbors these coding sequences:
- a CDS encoding dihydrofolate reductase family protein has translation MKNIVYYVACSLDGFITGKNEDVSQFIYQSKGVDKYLEDLKKYKTVIMGRKTYEFGYRFGIKEGQPSYDNMEHFIFSDNLFFKEKAPNVHIRKLEVDAIEKLKKESKTDIYLCGGGMLAGWLFENEKIDILKVKLNPIILGKGVRLFGDSKKEIKLKLMNTEVYDDGLQIMTFKIKY, from the coding sequence ATGAAAAATATAGTGTATTATGTTGCTTGTTCACTTGATGGATTTATTACTGGAAAAAACGAGGATGTTAGTCAGTTTATATACCAGAGCAAAGGTGTAGATAAATACTTGGAAGATCTGAAAAAATATAAAACTGTTATTATGGGTAGAAAAACCTATGAATTTGGATACCGATTTGGAATAAAAGAAGGCCAACCCTCTTATGACAATATGGAGCATTTTATTTTTTCAGACAACTTGTTTTTTAAAGAGAAGGCCCCTAATGTCCATATTCGAAAATTAGAAGTTGATGCTATTGAAAAGCTTAAAAAAGAATCTAAAACAGATATTTACCTTTGCGGAGGGGGAATGTTGGCAGGGTGGTTGTTTGAAAATGAAAAAATTGACATTTTGAAAGTAAAACTCAATCCAATAATTTTGGGAAAAGGAGTTAGGCTTTTTGGAGATTCAAAAAAAGAAATCAAATTGAAATTAATGAACACAGAGGTTTATGATGATGGCCTTCAAATTATGACTTTTAAAATAAAATATTGA
- a CDS encoding HAD-IB family hydrolase: MASHPYVAFFDLDRTLIPADSSTLLIKDAYRRGIIKKKKLMIGYMFGVLYKLRLVKTLTIITRLATWLDGLSEKMVRDMATDIFQTQLKGVILPIAREEIELHRSKGAYLVLASSSMNYFCELFAAELNLDHIICSRMEVENGILTGNPSGDLCFEKYKMIPMVDFCKNNNFKVEEACFYSDSIDDLPALSAIGKPICINPDKHLKKIALSNAWEIREWR, translated from the coding sequence ATGGCTTCTCACCCTTACGTAGCCTTTTTTGACCTTGACCGCACACTCATTCCGGCCGACAGCAGCACGCTTTTGATCAAAGATGCTTACCGAAGGGGCATTATCAAAAAGAAGAAACTGATGATTGGCTATATGTTTGGGGTACTCTATAAACTGCGGCTGGTAAAAACCCTGACCATCATTACCCGTCTGGCAACCTGGCTCGATGGCCTGAGTGAGAAAATGGTAAGGGACATGGCAACCGACATTTTTCAAACGCAGCTAAAAGGAGTTATACTGCCCATTGCCCGTGAGGAAATCGAACTACACCGCTCAAAGGGTGCTTATCTGGTGCTGGCATCCTCGTCGATGAACTATTTCTGTGAGTTGTTTGCTGCCGAACTGAATCTGGATCATATCATTTGTAGCCGAATGGAGGTCGAAAACGGGATTTTGACGGGCAATCCCAGCGGGGATTTATGTTTTGAGAAATATAAGATGATTCCTATGGTGGATTTTTGCAAAAACAATAATTTTAAGGTCGAAGAAGCCTGTTTCTATTCCGATTCCATCGATGACCTGCCCGCTTTGTCGGCAATCGGTAAGCCCATCTGTATCAATCCTGACAAACACCTTAAAAAAATCGCCCTTTCGAATGCATGGGAGATCAGAGAGTGGCGGTGA